In Marmota flaviventris isolate mMarFla1 chromosome 17, mMarFla1.hap1, whole genome shotgun sequence, a single genomic region encodes these proteins:
- the Slc16a3 gene encoding monocarboxylate transporter 4, with the protein MGGAVVDEGPTGVKAPDGGWGWAVLFGCFVITGFSYAFPKAVSVFFKELMREFGIGYSDTAWISSILLAMLYGTGPLCSVCVNRFGCRPVMLVGGLFASLGMVAASFCRSIIQVYLTTGVITGLGLALNFQPSLIMLNRYFNKRRPMANGLAAAGSPVFLCALSPLGQLLQDRYGWRGGFLILGGLLLNCCVCAALMRPLVAPQPGGAAGPQRPARRLLDLSVFRDRGFVIYAAAASIMVLGLFVPPVFVVSYAKDLGVPDTQAAFLLTILGFIDIFARPTAGFITGLKKVRPYSVYLFSFAMFFNGFTDLTGSTASDYGGLVVFCIFFGISYGMVGALQFEVLMAIVGTQKFSSAIGLVLLLEAVAVLIGPPSGGKLLDTTHVYKYVFILAGTEVLTSSLVLLLGNFFCIRKRPEASQPEEATSEAERLQKPPTDVRVDSREVEHFLKAEPEKNGEVVHTPETSV; encoded by the exons ATGGGAGGAGCTGTGGTGGACGAGGGTCCCACGGGCGTCAAGGCCCCcgatgggggctggggctgggccgtGCTCTTCGGCTGCTTTGTCATCACGGGCTTCTCCTACGCCTTCCCCAAGGCAGTGAGCGTCTTCTTCAAGGAGCTCATGCGGGAGTTCGGGATTGGCTACAGCGACACAGCCTGGATCTCCTCCATCCTGCTGGCCATGCTGTACGGCACAG GCCCCCTCTGCAGCGTGTGTGTGAACCGCTTTGGCTGCAGGCCTGTCATGCTTGTGGGTGGCCTCTTCGCGtccctgggcatggtggctgcCTCCTTCTGCAGGAGCATCATCCAAGTCTACCTCACCACAGGGGTCATAACTG GCTTGGGCCTGGCTCTCAACTTCCAACCCTCCCTCATCATGCTCAACCGCTACTTCAACAAGCGGCGCCCCATGGCCAACGGGCTGGCGGCCGCGGGCAGCCCAGTGTTCCTGTGTGCGCTGTCGCCGCTGGGGCAGCTGCTGCAGGACCGGTACGGCTGGCGGGGTGGCTTCCTCATCCTGGGCGGCCTGCTGCTCAACTGCTGCGTGTGCGCTGCGCTCATGAGGCCCCTGGTGGCGCCCCAGCCGGGCGGGGCAGCAGGCCCCCAGCGGCCTGCCCGGCGCCTGCTGGACCTGAGCGTCTTCCGGGACCGCGGCTTCGTCATCTACGCTGCCGCCGCCTCCATCATGGTGCTGGGGCTCTTTGTACCTCCTGTGTTTGTGGTGAGCTACGCCAAGGACCTGGGTGTGCCCGACACGCAGGCTGCCTTCCTGCTCACCATCCTGGGCTTCATCGACATCTTCGCCAGGCCCACAGCTGGATTCATCACCGGGCTCAAGAAGGTGCGGCCCTACTCGGTCTACCTCTTCAGCTTCGCCATGTTCTTCAACGGCTTCACCGACCTGACGGGCTCCACAGCCAGCGACTACGGTGGCCTGGTGGTCTTCTGCATATTCTTCGGCATCTCCTACGGCATGGTGGGGGCCCTGCAGTTTGAGGTGCTCATGGCCATTGTGGGCACCCAGAAGTTCTCCAGTGCCATTGGCCTTGTGCTGCTGCTGGAGGCTGTGGCTGTGCTCATCGGACCCCCGTCGGGCG GCAAGCTGCTGGACACGACCCACGTCTACAAGTACGTGTTCATCCTGGCGGGGACTGAGGTGCTCACCTCCTCCCTCGTGCTGTTGCTGGGCAACTTCTTCTGCATCAGGAAGAGGCCCGAGGCGTCACAACCTGAGGAGGCTACCTCGGAGGCAGAGAGGCTCCAAAAGCCCCCCACAGATGTGAGGGTGGACTCCCGGGAGGTGGAACACTTCCTGAAGGCAGAGCCTGAGAAAAACGGGGAGGTGGTCCACACCCCGGAGACCAGCGTGTGA